The sequence CTTTAGAGAAAAAGGCTAGCGGTTTCCATCAATCTTTTGTTGAACTTTTGTTGAAGTACAGCGCCGAGACTATGATCCGAGGCGTCAGTCATGATGGCAAAGGAGCAGCCAAGAATGGGAAAACATAATGTTGTCGCTTCTGTGATGCTTTGTCGGCATTTCTCAAAAGCTTCAATTGCTGCAGTAGTCCATTCGATAGGCGTTTTGTCGttcttctttttattatgtagaaacttgtttaattcattttgtagATGTGCTTGGTTCGGTAGGCAGTCTCTGTAAAAGATGGTAGCAGCCTGGACTGGATGTAGACGGGGGCCAGCTCGCAGTGCTTTTCTTCATGGTGTTGTTAGTCTTTTTCttccatgttttctttttgCTCCGTCGAAGGTCACCAACTGTAAAGGGGTTGTGAACTCCAAGACGATACTGAtcgtaatgattttattttgcacacaatatccgtatttatacaaaaatcgaccaaaaacaaaaccaatcagaattctaatgttgaaattgaaatttagaatGCGCTCTGATAATGAAAAAGAATGCGCCGGCCtgtacacaatatgatatatataaactCTATGCATGTCTCCCATAACATAATCAGacacacatattatatacttaagcACTCTTTTGTCTCTGTAAGaggttaaaattattatgcaaATGCTTCTTACTAAAATTTTAACGAATAGAGAAATAAATCGATCTCTAAGcagaattaaatttattatattctttaaaattttcacatttataaagaactagctttccacccgcggcatcgcccgcgcagtcaaaaaaaacccgcatagttcccgttcccgtgggatttccgggataaaacctatcctatgtcctttcacGGGTATCGAAATAcctatatacaaaatttcatgcaaattggttcagtagttaaggcgtgattagcccggccgtacacggactgctcgagtGGTCTGTCGTTGACTGCTCGAGGATGACCAATaagttgacggcttgaagcggtcgcgactgctcgagcagtccgtgtacggccgggctaatcacgccttaactactgaaccaatttgcatgaaattttgtatataggTATTTCGATACCCGTGaaagcaactatggagtttcttgccggttcttctccgtagatacctACTGCTTTCcacggtggtaaatgttaaaaatatgtaatgacgattcaaaagtgcttctcgaagaagtctaattgaataaataaatgtttgagtttgaatgcCTTAtgggaggcccgtgtcccagcagtgggaacataGTATatggatgatgatgataatgatttttttaaaagataaatggTATTAAACACAGTCTATCTTTAAATCAGGGATCTGCCCCCCTAGACAAggtggctttctattagcgtaaagttcaatagaatagactatgaatgtatgagattgacgtaagctgtagataaacgtatctacagcttacttcaatctcatacattcacaatctattctatcaaactttacgctaacagaaagccacttgtctagggggGCTGTCACTTTTAcagttgtctatgtgaaatacgacaaaagcagattaaagagaacccacgcttaggctggttgcagagcttgaccgaccgtcagtgcgtaccgtcggtcctgacgatacgcatcaacaattgtatgactatgacactaatgcgcatgacaatacgcgtgcgtatggtcggtctagctatgaacggttttatgaatttccatacatatgacaagcgcgtcTGACGTACaaactgatggtcggtcaagctctgcaaccagcctaagttaaaccctgtctaaagttttttgtggtaagacagtGAGCATCTGACTTCACTCACCACTCGCACTATCATTGCCCATGTCTTTAGATATCTCCTCTTTAACTGCCATCGCATTTTCGTCCGCGTCTGAAagttatgtgaaaaaaaaattaacaaaaaatttcagagaagaatatattaataaataaatatttttttcagggcaattttcacacacggcacaatctgatcccatactaagctttcgcttgtgttatggaaaccagatggctgataaataattttaaataaatacttatatagatattcaacacccagacacagagcaaacatctatgttcatcacacaaatatttgccccgggtgggaatcgaacccacaacctctggccactaccaaccaagccaatcGGTCAGTCaaattaagtattaatatttctttatttcagaatacaattaaaataattacacgTATCTATTTAACACAAATAATCGAATTCTATAGAAAAATACGATAGTAACGATATTTCATGGtgacttaaaaaatatacaagtaagtaatacatttttataattacgaAATTTTCGTTCTTcctactaatacatattataaatgcgaaaggttgtgaggatgtgtgtgtgtgtgtgtgtgtttgttactttttcacacaaatactactgaaccgattatgaAATACacatcccagaaatcccacgggaactatgcgggtttttctttgaaaacgcgggcgaagccgcgggcggaaagctagttaaatataaaacactgTATATAACTAAAGCCTCTTTGGCttgaaaaaatcttatttgtgtattaaaatatataggttTTTAATGTTACCTTAGCTTTTTAATGTCTTATTTAATGTCACCTTAGCTTGAGAGAAAACGtatgaaattatttctatggcataaaacacaaatttatagatattataaagacgtggtacctacatgtttacattttttttcataagaaccatcctcgtacttcaaggaatagatTCAGCAGTGCATGTGATgacagaatttttattaaagaatttttttacaCCTTGGGTtacattattgcatttttggtaaggatctctaatttttttttttgaaaatgcaatatagcctatgttgctcagtgaggATGCAGCTTTCCactggtgaaagaatttttgaaatcggtccagtaatttatgcgtgaaaaccatacatacataattacaaacctttcctctttataatattagtatagaagtagaggaatattattaataattaataaactaataatcaCTTACTCTTTAATCTCGCAGCTGcttctaaagattttaaaGACTCTTCAACttgttttttaaacttaaaacatAACATTAGTTGGTCGATACAACTTTCACAAATAAGGCATTTAGTATCTTCCACATCTAGGCTTGCAACCTGCAAATAGACAaagagaatatatttaaacattaacataataaatcatCTATactatatcactacatagtataaaacaaagtcgctttctctgtccctatgttcctttgtatgcttaaatctttaaaactacgcaacagattttgatgcggttttttttaatagatagagtgattcaagaggaaggttttagtatataatttattaggttttagacaaagcgggcggagccgcgggcggtaagctagtaatattataaagtagaaaggtttgtttgtttgaatgtgctaatctcaggaactactggtctgattaaaaaaatctttttgtggttagatagcccatttatcgtggaaggctataggctatatattatcaggctaagatcaacaggagcagagcaatgcgggtaaaaccgcggggcgagGATAGTAAGTGAAGTCCCACGTCCCCTAGTGGgttaaggggcagatgcattatacatctgtttcactgatcgattttctttaaggacaagtaggtgatcagccttctgtgtcctgccagaccgagacatttttttgaggatagtagtaaataataataacaattttatagatttatatttaactatcatttttatatagaatGCTCTGTTCCTATTGGTAAtagtgtgatgatattatattgtagccttttttgataaatggactgaaataatttttgagaCACAATTATGCTTTTTCAGTATTTCtctgattattttattatttatctgcatCAAATTATTACCCATCATAATACAAGTGAAACCGGCGAATTAAAAACATCGCATTGATTTTCTGTTGTGAGACCACAGAACTTAGTCTAcagaattttatcaaaatcggttgagtaATTTTGAAGCACTGTGagtaaatttaatatgaaaagcTATTAATGATAGTTGGATACACTATCACGTCTATTTCTCAGCCAAACCAAAGAATTTAAGTGCCTTGAACTTCTTTGAGAAAGTATACtttttatgaatgaaaaatattaaacaatactTACATTTATAGAAAAACACTTCATCAATATATCTGAGTACGTTTCTGACTGTTTACAACCAATCTCCGTACCTATCATACTTTTAACAACATCCAATTTAGTGCATAAACAACAATTGCCCAGTAATGGTAACGTTTCTACCATTATACTGCTTTCCATTGTGAAATTGCGTTTTGATATATCTTATTGGAAACTAATAATACGAttcttatttacataaaaaaaactacttccctttttatgtgaaaattgaataacaaaactaggtaggtacggAAACAATTCACATTTTGACTTTGACAGTAGCCGTGCACTCGTGCAGTTGCCAGCTGTTGTCATTTGTCACTCATACCTCAGTTGACACATGATATTTAAGGCGCGTTttcatttatgaaataatattcaaaacataaaattataaaataggtacctatttgtaCATTTATATGATCATAATTTTAGGCACGAAAATGTTAAGCCAGTGGTGAGATTTATGCTTAATGGTATATTTAGACGGATTTAGAAACTAAGTGCTTAGTATTagtacacataataataatataatactacgGTATTAGTATTGGTTGTAGTATTGGTGAAGAAATCGATCTTATTTAGTGACAAGACCGCCAAGTTTTCGCTTGCTCACCGTTTATACCTTGGTTTATACAGGTCAAGTTAATTAGTGACAAGTTGTAAGTGTAAATCAAATTGCTTATTACAAAATgcaataggtaattaattaaacatcaGTTccaaaatgaaatacatttattaaaaaaatatcaaccaAAGCGGCCATATTGTAAATCACTTcgattttttcttcttttccTTCTTCACAACACCCCCGGACTTACTCATCCCGCGTTTCATCAAAAGCTCTTGAGGTATGGGCATTTGCCCGCGAAAATCTACACCAGGGCCTGGCTTAAGCTTCATACGATGATCGGGGTAACGATATATCGATTCGGAGGGCAAGAATCGAATGCAGCCATTGTGAAAATGGAGGTCtctgtaattatattattttatcatacaattaatgttaattttgtgaaCAAGTACCGACGAGAATtttgtcaataaaaaaaaattgctaaCTCTATATATATGTGTGGTACTTGGAAGGTAAACTAAATTAAGAACCAACTTTTATTatacaactagcggtccgtcccggctttgcccgtggtccatattcacgttttctctacataagaaccatcctcgaacttcaaggaataggtattataaaaaaagaattaacgataCCGGTTAAGctgttctcaagttatgcgcttaccaacacattttgggattcatttttatattatagaagataatctattaatttttgtgttttatttttgtcttttaAATCTTCTGagtaactagctgtgccccgcaaTAATTTATCCCGCATTgatccgctcctattggtttAAGGCTTGTGTAAGCGTGAAGATGTATAGCCTACAGCCTTCGTTAAAATATGGGCTGtctaatacataattaattttttcaaatcagacctgTAGTTCCCAAGATTTACGCCTTCAACTTCAAACAAACTCCtcatagttcaggatacatcgcccatttttgcaagtgactacactatcaagctaattttccgtttgtagctttattttgatgagacgcccaataatttcgtgtacgaaagtctcgattgtggtagctaacagagataacaaggataaaaaattttgatttgatggttctcaaatatttattactaactgaatttttttttgttcaatctcaagataattacctaaattattcgaaaaaatattggtcctacaaaatctatggttggttcaaagagtccccctttccaaagtgtatcgataacgaggtcatcataaatgattactaacaagctgatttttttgttttcacttagttaatgtttatataattcaacagacatattgtcctacaaattgcgtaataaatatttgagaaccatcaaatcaaaaaaatttatccttgttatctctgttagctaccacaatcgagagtttcttacacgaaattattcggtgtctcatcaaaataaagctacaaacggaaaatcagcttgatagtagtcacttgcaaaaatgggcgatgtatcctgaactatcaggtttataaaattaattatagctGTAGATAATCACTATACCAAAGAGCAAAGAGTAAAGTAATGGGGAACACTATACTTTGAGTGTGCTATAAGTAGCAAGGCAACCTATTGTCCGACTAGTATGAAACCTAGTACCTTATGCATGGAAATTGAAAAGGCGCGAAAACTCTCTCTTCAATGTGTTTTTTATACTCCAGCCAGCGACATTTTAAAAGTTCGTTATTTTGAACCGAATAATGCTTCATATACACGTAATCAAACAATCCCTTTTCGAACGCTGGCAATGTTCTATAAtttgaaccgatttcttttgCAATTTCTGTAACACATAGTTGCTAATAGAATATCGTTTACATTGTGCTTATTTTCTTCATCACTACATCGTAGGTATATAACAAAGTAGTTTCCCGCTGTCTATGTCTGTCCCTATAATACATGCTTAGATTATGGCTAGATAATAGATTAGatctttaattaataattaattaaattaattcttagatcttttaaactacgcaacgaatATTgatgcttttttttaatagaaagagTAGGTCAAGAGGATTTTTTtagcatttaaatttatgtaagtattaacttttaaatacaCACCTTCCGTTACAACTACATCTGGCTTAGTCCTTTTTATTCGGTCACAAACGGcatacgcatttttattttcttttgcagccataatttgtattttatttcaatttcttAGCAAgttcataacaaaataaacaacaagtCAATACATTTGACATAGCATAAGATGATACACGTCATCATGTATTTTCTCGAGGGCACGTAAAttacaagaaaaaaatgtaaagaggTGTAATATCACGGAAACTAAATGATGCACTTAAAACTGTGACCTAAAAGCATTTACTGTTctgagtttttttttgtaaaaatatcacATTAATATCGAATTTAAATGCTATATATCTATGAGATGAAATTTATAGGTCTGTGGATTTCTATAAAAGGGTAAGCAGGCAAATAAATAcacttattatttgtaaatgaatttaatttataaccgCATGCGTTCTTTTCACGTGTCGCCTCAAGGAATCCTTAGTTGCGAAGAGGTTATTACAAAAGCTACACACAAAATTCTTCTCCCCCGTATGTGTTACTCTGTGGCGCGAAACGTCAGATTTCGTGTAGAAAAAATTATGACAGATGTCACATTCATGACTTTTCTCCTTCAAGTGAACGTATCGCACGTGATTGTTACACAAACTGCGcgtaataaatacttttgaacAAACAGAACATTTATGTTCCGGTTTTTCCATACCGTGTTTTTCAACTAAGTGCATAACCCGAAAATTCTCTTGATAAAACCTTTCATCACAGTATGGACACGGGAAGCGAGATTTtcgttctatttttatattatgaatggCAATATCGTGTTTTCGCTTGTCAAGACGACATTTAAAGTCGAGTTCACACTGGCCACATCGAAACGTCCGATGATTCCTCGTCttgtgtaaatttaaaaaaactaaattcgTGAACCCCGCGCCGCAGATATGACACACATGGTTTTGAAAATGCTTATTTACATGTATGTTTAATAGTCTGAACATATTGAAGTTCTGCAAACATATTTGACATTGCAACCCCGAGGTTTCGATTTTAAAAGGCACTAATAAactatcattaaaattaaacgctATATCGTGTGTTTCTTTCAAATGGTTGACTAGATCATTGATGTTTTCCATCTTTTTGTTGcactttttacaatttaatactGATATATCTACTTTTAACAGCTTATTTTGCTGGGATATGATATTTCTCTCTATGTCATGTATACTATGTTCGTTATTCGTATGTGTGCGCAGTTCATTTATGCCCGGAAACGGTTCTTTGCAACAGAAACATCTGTAGCGACTCTTATTCCATTGAAATATAACCATTGTTGAATTCGCTAATAGTTTCAGAGAGTTTTCTCGAAGCAGAGGTGCGATGCCACGCCGTTCTGCTGTTTTTGCCCATCTGTCGGTTGTTTTATCTGTGAACAGAA comes from Colias croceus chromosome 23, ilColCroc2.1 and encodes:
- the LOC123702352 gene encoding uncharacterized protein LOC123702352, producing the protein MAAKENKNAYAVCDRIKRTKPDVVVTEEIAKEIGSNYRTLPAFEKGLFDYVYMKHYSVQNNELLKCRWLEYKKHIEERVFAPFQFPCIRDLHFHNGCIRFLPSESIYRYPDHRMKLKPGPGVDFRGQMPIPQELLMKRGMSKSGGVVKKEKKKKSK